A part of Prosthecobacter sp. SYSU 5D2 genomic DNA contains:
- a CDS encoding right-handed parallel beta-helix repeat-containing protein — protein MPSLQTRPADGKLSKRCAFFLFILMGCGTASSATYHVSSTGLDTHPGTTQAPFREIRKALAVISPGDTVIVADGTYKGFNAVGIGSADTVTTIIAPGRQAEILKTTDRGINDPNNIVVWQCTNVVFDGFRSFNATRAGMRIIECSHVTVRNCVFGDNQYWGIVTSFSDDLLIEDNDCYGSLKEHGIYVANSGDRPIVRRNKLHDNVASGLRSNGDIFQGGDGIITGAVYEGNIIYNNGEIGGAAMNLDGLQDGIIRNNLIFDNLSTGIAIFKGGGAEGPKGMKVLNNTIILPATARYNLRITDVIGPILVRNNVLYNANTAKGPFSWNTPEDAAWTDSDYNAFGGGRFVSTDGEISRISMDTWRASGNEPHSLPSVALGSLFVDEPGRDYRLKAASPLIDTGTPLPEVPTDILGTARPLGSAHDIGAYEYGAYSSWKANQEFPPDTPIDWDSDEDGIPLLLEYALDMDPMKDSSPDLPTATLTNDRLQLVYPLIRTDLIYAVETSPDLLSWTTVGVDQGIPGSTVTASVPHGEEPERQFLRLQVWLP, from the coding sequence ATGCCATCACTCCAAACACGCCCCGCTGATGGCAAGCTCTCCAAGCGCTGTGCTTTCTTCCTCTTCATCCTCATGGGATGTGGGACCGCCTCCAGTGCCACCTACCATGTGAGCAGCACCGGCCTCGATACTCATCCTGGCACCACCCAAGCCCCTTTCCGTGAGATCCGCAAAGCCCTCGCTGTCATCTCCCCAGGGGATACTGTCATCGTCGCAGACGGGACGTATAAAGGTTTCAATGCAGTCGGCATCGGCTCTGCCGATACCGTCACCACCATCATCGCCCCCGGACGCCAGGCCGAGATCCTCAAAACCACCGACCGTGGCATTAACGACCCAAACAACATCGTCGTCTGGCAATGCACAAATGTCGTCTTTGACGGATTCCGTTCCTTCAATGCCACCCGTGCTGGTATGCGCATCATCGAATGCTCACACGTCACCGTCCGCAATTGCGTTTTTGGCGACAATCAGTACTGGGGCATCGTCACCAGTTTCAGCGATGATTTGCTCATCGAAGACAACGACTGTTATGGCAGCCTGAAGGAGCATGGCATCTACGTGGCCAACAGCGGCGACCGCCCCATCGTGCGGCGTAACAAACTGCATGACAACGTCGCCTCCGGCCTCCGCTCCAACGGAGACATTTTCCAGGGCGGCGACGGCATCATCACCGGAGCTGTATATGAGGGGAACATCATTTATAACAATGGTGAGATCGGTGGGGCCGCCATGAACCTGGACGGCCTCCAGGACGGCATCATCCGCAACAATCTGATCTTTGACAATCTCTCCACCGGCATCGCCATATTCAAAGGCGGCGGTGCCGAAGGTCCCAAAGGCATGAAGGTGCTGAACAACACCATCATCCTCCCCGCCACCGCCCGCTACAACCTGCGCATTACCGATGTCATCGGCCCCATCCTGGTCCGCAACAACGTCCTCTACAATGCCAACACCGCCAAAGGCCCCTTCTCCTGGAACACCCCCGAAGATGCCGCCTGGACCGACAGCGACTACAATGCCTTTGGCGGCGGCCGTTTTGTATCCACGGATGGCGAGATTTCCCGCATCTCCATGGATACTTGGAGGGCTTCTGGAAACGAACCCCATTCCCTGCCCTCCGTCGCCCTCGGCAGCCTCTTTGTAGATGAACCGGGGCGCGACTACCGGCTGAAAGCAGCATCACCCCTGATTGATACCGGCACGCCTCTCCCAGAGGTCCCTACCGACATTCTCGGCACCGCGCGTCCCCTGGGTTCGGCACATGACATCGGTGCCTATGAATACGGCGCCTATTCGTCCTGGAAAGCAAATCAGGAATTTCCTCCCGATACCCCGATTGATTGGGATTCAGACGAGGACGGCATTCCCCTCCTCCTGGAATACGCCCTGGACATGGACCCCATGAAGGACTCCAGCCCGGACCTCCCCACTGCCACTCTTACAAATGACCGCCTGCAGCTCGTTTACCCTCTCATACGCACCGATCTTATCTATGCCGTCGAGACAAGCCCCGACCTCCTATCCTGGACCACCGTGGGCGTTGATCAGGGCATCCCAGGCTCCACCGTCACCGCCTCCGTGCCACATGGGGAAGAACCCGAACGCCAGTTTCTGCGGCTCCAAGTCTGGCTGCCATGA
- a CDS encoding class I SAM-dependent methyltransferase produces the protein MIASNQPATPDDVARHYDQLDRFYRQIWGDHVHHGLWLTGRETSEQATRNLLNAVVSKLHLTPGMELCDVGCGYGHSARIIASEQQVKVTGLTISPAQQSYAASATPPGLPATFLLEDWLHNKRPAAAYDALMAIESTEHMADKARVFSEAARVLKPGGRLVICAWLAHETLKPWHHRHLIEPICREGRMPGLGTQSEYSHWMTAAGFHIEEARDVSKQVARTWPICAWRFILGTLRRPTYIRFLLDPKNDNRIFALTMLRLWLAYHTGAMRYVIFSAFLQTSSKAHAKNASLQVSP, from the coding sequence ATGATCGCCTCCAACCAGCCGGCCACTCCTGACGATGTCGCCCGTCATTACGACCAGCTGGACCGTTTTTACCGCCAGATCTGGGGTGACCACGTCCACCACGGTCTTTGGCTGACGGGCCGCGAAACCAGCGAGCAGGCCACCCGTAATCTGCTGAATGCTGTCGTTTCCAAGCTTCATCTGACTCCCGGCATGGAGCTTTGTGATGTGGGCTGCGGCTACGGTCATAGCGCCCGCATCATCGCCAGCGAGCAGCAGGTCAAAGTCACCGGTCTCACCATCTCCCCCGCCCAGCAAAGCTACGCTGCCAGCGCCACCCCACCCGGCTTGCCAGCCACCTTCCTGCTCGAAGACTGGCTGCACAACAAACGTCCCGCTGCCGCTTACGATGCCCTCATGGCCATCGAAAGCACCGAGCACATGGCCGACAAAGCCCGCGTTTTTAGCGAAGCTGCCCGCGTTCTCAAGCCCGGCGGCCGCCTGGTCATCTGCGCCTGGCTGGCCCATGAAACGCTGAAGCCCTGGCATCACCGCCACCTCATCGAGCCCATCTGCCGGGAGGGCCGCATGCCCGGCCTCGGCACCCAGTCCGAATACTCTCATTGGATGACCGCCGCTGGCTTTCACATCGAAGAGGCCCGTGACGTCTCAAAGCAGGTCGCCCGCACCTGGCCCATCTGCGCCTGGCGTTTTATCCTCGGCACCCTCCGCCGCCCCACCTACATCCGCTTCCTCCTCGATCCCAAAAACGACAACCGCATCTTCGCCCTCACCATGCTCCGCCTCTGGCTCGCCTACCACACCGGTGCCATGCGCTATGTGATTTTTTCGGCCTTCCTTCAAACATCCAGCAAGGCTCATGCAAAAAATGCCAGCTTGCAGGTTTCACCATGA
- a CDS encoding phosphodiester glycosidase family protein — translation MKKTKKAAINWGCFKALLLLILAAGLVLWLCGVWFFNLDSNLVALSVRDSKEPLLIRGSGGQWKEAPKITAAEISQGLIERHSEQGMKWSTLKVSREGGTAAKAAHKILGAEVHVITFSPDHFEFMTSYEKQPKFAVTTAAKRMEADNLWFSITANFRDPKGKPLGWVWHEGVQVNPSFPEWSGCFFVKGGLPYFGPKSLLDDIPGPIEEGTQGYPSVMKNHTTFSYVSMKPDKFFDGSKISYRSLAGMKKDGTIVFIVSGDGGVMNVAEVSEIARKLEVQHATLLDGGRALQYSIRTEDGPWHFAALNTTLEFKHRWLEQQLSPVFIGVRRRAPNIIYMPAR, via the coding sequence GTGAAGAAGACGAAAAAGGCTGCCATCAACTGGGGATGCTTCAAGGCGCTGCTGCTGCTTATCCTAGCTGCTGGCCTCGTCCTATGGCTGTGCGGAGTCTGGTTTTTTAACCTCGACAGCAACCTCGTCGCCCTCAGCGTACGGGATTCCAAGGAGCCACTTCTTATTCGGGGTTCGGGCGGCCAGTGGAAAGAAGCACCCAAAATCACCGCTGCCGAGATCAGCCAGGGCCTCATCGAGCGCCATTCCGAGCAGGGCATGAAATGGTCCACGCTTAAAGTCAGCCGTGAAGGTGGCACCGCCGCGAAAGCAGCCCATAAAATTCTCGGTGCCGAGGTCCATGTCATCACCTTCTCCCCGGACCATTTCGAGTTCATGACGAGCTACGAAAAGCAGCCCAAATTTGCCGTCACCACCGCCGCCAAACGCATGGAGGCGGACAACCTCTGGTTCTCCATCACCGCGAATTTCCGCGACCCCAAGGGCAAGCCCCTCGGCTGGGTCTGGCATGAGGGCGTACAGGTGAATCCCTCCTTCCCCGAATGGAGCGGCTGCTTTTTTGTCAAAGGCGGTCTCCCTTACTTCGGCCCCAAATCCCTGCTCGATGACATTCCAGGCCCCATTGAGGAGGGCACCCAGGGTTACCCTTCGGTGATGAAGAACCACACCACCTTCTCCTATGTCTCCATGAAGCCCGACAAATTTTTCGACGGCTCCAAAATCAGCTACCGCTCCCTGGCCGGCATGAAAAAGGACGGAACTATCGTCTTCATCGTCTCCGGTGACGGTGGCGTGATGAACGTCGCCGAAGTCAGTGAGATCGCCCGCAAGCTGGAGGTCCAGCACGCCACCCTCCTGGATGGCGGTCGCGCCCTGCAATACAGCATCCGCACCGAAGACGGCCCCTGGCACTTCGCCGCGCTGAACACGACGCTGGAATTCAAACATCGCTGGCTGGAGCAGCAGCTTTCCCCTGTCTTCATCGGCGTCCGCCGCCGTGCGCCGAACATCATCTACATGCCCGCCAGGTAG
- a CDS encoding AraC family transcriptional regulator, which produces MEKPVLSLVPPGAAHRVVGNRAVALPGVTVDILTTRKIELEQWELRRFHDPYWRLYWPLIAGGIVEIVGQETALIPGNVYLIPPHTTFSTRTSQPFAKWYAHFNLGPLADRAAPGIYAFPITADMRQIMQKLTLPASEKIRFPWLSILWVVEAVQCLPSSVWDQQRLDARVLTAMEFMNTHLSLKLTAEQIARYAGLSVRNLNHLFQQELQQAPMRVLLDYRLDEACRLLRHGDASIDEIAEQCGLINRHYLSRMMRQYRNTSPAAYRNEML; this is translated from the coding sequence ATGGAAAAACCCGTTCTCAGCCTCGTCCCGCCCGGGGCAGCCCATCGTGTGGTGGGAAACCGCGCCGTCGCCCTCCCCGGCGTCACCGTGGACATCCTCACCACCCGCAAGATCGAGCTGGAGCAATGGGAGCTGCGCCGTTTTCATGATCCTTATTGGCGACTCTACTGGCCATTGATCGCCGGTGGCATTGTCGAAATCGTCGGCCAGGAAACCGCCCTCATTCCAGGCAACGTTTACCTCATTCCCCCGCACACCACCTTCAGCACCCGCACCTCCCAGCCCTTTGCCAAATGGTATGCCCATTTCAATCTCGGCCCCCTCGCGGACCGCGCCGCGCCCGGCATTTATGCCTTCCCCATCACCGCAGACATGCGCCAGATCATGCAAAAGCTGACGCTCCCGGCCAGTGAAAAAATCCGCTTTCCCTGGCTCTCCATCCTTTGGGTCGTGGAGGCCGTACAGTGCCTGCCCTCCAGCGTCTGGGACCAGCAGCGCCTGGACGCCCGTGTGCTCACCGCCATGGAGTTCATGAACACCCACCTCAGCCTCAAGCTGACGGCGGAGCAGATCGCCCGATACGCCGGCCTTAGCGTCCGCAATTTGAACCACCTCTTCCAGCAGGAGCTTCAGCAGGCCCCCATGCGAGTGCTGCTGGACTACCGCCTGGATGAAGCCTGCCGTCTGCTGCGCCATGGGGACGCCAGCATCGATGAAATCGCCGAGCAATGCGGTCTCATCAACCGTCACTACCTCAGCCGCATGATGCGCCAGTACCGCAACACCTCCCCCGCCGCGTATCGCAACGAAATGCTCTGA
- the dhaL gene encoding dihydroxyacetone kinase subunit DhaL codes for MELKPNQVRLMMLQVADAIIEAEPMLSQADRDLGDGDHGLGMKRGMEAVKAQLEPLDAASVEQVFATTGNAMMSSMGGASGALFGTVYRAGGKAVKDREFLDAEGLSLFLQAALEGVMKRGGAKPGDKTMIDALAPAADKAKEVTGQPLPEALTAVVAAAESGVEASKAMIAQFGRAKTLGEACLGFPDAGALSVTIMLKTMLAFVKAD; via the coding sequence ATGGAACTGAAACCCAATCAAGTGCGGCTGATGATGCTGCAGGTGGCGGATGCCATCATTGAGGCGGAGCCCATGCTCTCCCAGGCGGACCGTGACCTCGGCGATGGGGATCATGGCCTGGGCATGAAGCGCGGTATGGAAGCGGTGAAAGCGCAGCTTGAGCCCCTGGATGCCGCCAGTGTGGAGCAGGTGTTTGCAACCACGGGCAACGCCATGATGAGCAGCATGGGCGGTGCCTCTGGCGCCCTCTTCGGCACGGTCTATCGGGCCGGTGGCAAGGCAGTCAAAGATCGCGAGTTCCTGGATGCCGAAGGCCTGTCCCTGTTCCTGCAAGCCGCGCTGGAAGGCGTGATGAAGCGGGGCGGTGCCAAGCCGGGTGACAAGACCATGATTGATGCCCTGGCTCCTGCGGCTGACAAGGCCAAGGAAGTGACTGGACAGCCGCTGCCGGAAGCCCTTACGGCCGTCGTTGCCGCTGCGGAATCCGGCGTGGAAGCCAGCAAGGCGATGATCGCCCAGTTTGGCCGCGCCAAGACTCTTGGCGAAGCCTGCCTGGGCTTCCCGGATGCCGGTGCGCTTTCCGTGACCATCATGCTAAAAACCATGCTGGCCTTTGTGAAGGCGGACTAA
- a CDS encoding 3-hydroxy-5-phosphonooxypentane-2,4-dione thiolase: MADISTSAADKKEKEYFTHVPQEAPGFFLKGSHQYDWGLKNRLSQVFNPKDGRTVMLAFDHGYFQGPTTGLERVDQTILPLEPYADCLMLTRGIQRSVIPASTQKAIALRASGGTSMVSPFEEWEGELDGKKIKFGRPGFEPLSNESTALNIEEAIRLNASVLAVQVFIGSAYERQSLKNLTDLVDAASRYGIAVMGVTAVGRAMARTAQYFRLATRIMAELGANVVKCYYTDEDFETVTSCCPVPIVIAGGKKLPELDALKMCYNAIQQGANGVDMGRNIFQSDAPISMMQAVRGVVHENLTPEQAHDLYNDLKARGTK, encoded by the coding sequence ATGGCCGACATCAGCACCAGCGCAGCAGACAAGAAAGAGAAGGAATACTTCACCCATGTGCCCCAGGAAGCCCCGGGCTTTTTCCTCAAAGGCTCCCACCAGTATGACTGGGGTCTGAAGAACCGCCTGAGCCAGGTTTTCAATCCGAAGGACGGCCGCACCGTGATGCTGGCCTTTGACCACGGTTACTTCCAGGGCCCGACGACCGGCCTGGAGCGTGTGGACCAGACCATCCTGCCCCTGGAGCCGTATGCAGACTGCCTCATGCTGACCCGTGGCATCCAGCGCAGCGTCATCCCGGCCTCCACGCAGAAGGCCATCGCCCTGCGAGCCAGCGGCGGCACCTCCATGGTGAGCCCCTTTGAAGAATGGGAAGGCGAACTGGACGGCAAGAAGATCAAATTTGGCCGCCCCGGTTTTGAGCCGCTTTCCAATGAGAGCACCGCGCTGAACATCGAAGAGGCCATCCGCCTGAACGCCAGCGTGCTGGCCGTGCAGGTCTTCATCGGCAGCGCCTATGAGCGCCAGAGCCTGAAGAACCTGACGGATCTGGTGGATGCAGCTAGCCGCTATGGCATCGCCGTCATGGGCGTGACCGCTGTGGGCCGTGCGATGGCACGCACCGCACAGTATTTCCGCCTGGCCACCCGCATCATGGCGGAGCTGGGTGCGAATGTGGTGAAGTGCTATTACACAGATGAAGACTTCGAAACTGTGACCTCCTGCTGCCCTGTGCCGATCGTGATCGCCGGTGGCAAGAAGCTGCCTGAGCTGGACGCGCTGAAGATGTGCTACAATGCGATCCAGCAGGGTGCCAACGGTGTGGACATGGGCCGCAACATCTTCCAGAGCGATGCCCCGATCAGCATGATGCAGGCGGTGCGCGGTGTGGTGCATGAGAACCTGACGCCTGAGCAGGCTCATGATCTCTACAACGACCTCAAAGCACGCGGCACGAAGTAA
- a CDS encoding PSD1 and planctomycete cytochrome C domain-containing protein, giving the protein MKILFCSLPLFCLSLHAADLTADAHAGIPADKLAFFEKNIRPVLVEHCYKCHSAESEKIKGGLTLDTKQGTLLGGESGHPGVTPGSLSESSLYEAITWANDDMQMPPKDKLPDEVIANFRKWIEMGAPDPRDQTIPNVAGGRREINMQEGRQHWAFQKPKSTVVPDLKDENWARSTIDQWIQAGFENAGIQPMPDADRRTLIRRISFDLTGLPPTPDEVETFVQDTSPEAIKRVIEQYLDSPRFGERWGRHWLDVARYAESSGKEVNLLYPHAWRYRDYVIDAFNRDKPYDQFLKEQIAGDLMRSDNKRDQAEKIVATGFLAIGSKGHNNRDVRQFNMDLVDEQIDALSQSMLGLTLACARCHDHKFDPVTQRDYYALAGIFLSSETLYGTHRQLQNNNPGTLIELDPAAGQLSALASISPSEVGQLKRRSEEAEAAAAEMQRDALAQRMQDRDSNAAASFLRVRAARDRAETVKADLEQFLDDGTPRTLAMGVLDRSRPINSPLLVRGDIKQAGDIVPRGLVEVLCAEGEPRNISTGSGRLDLAWFIASKDNPLTARVMANRIWLKLMGSGLVTSPDNFGIMGQKPTHPELLDHLAISFMNNGWSVKSLIREIMFTRTYQMSSTYHAQNFAVDPDNTYRWRMNQRRLDAEAIRDAMLAVSGTLNLYPVDGSPVARAPEGREGIFTLARDLSTQPYNYRSIYLPIIRDQIPEILSVFDFPDASLVNGERDNTNVPGQSLFLMNNPQSISAADAFAARLAKHEGSPMDRLIYAYQLAFSRSPTEDELAAIRSFWTRFPQQAAGDKSTPEARSQAQYAALSAFCQSLMASAEFRYLN; this is encoded by the coding sequence ATGAAGATCCTCTTCTGCTCACTCCCTCTTTTCTGCCTTTCCCTCCACGCGGCGGATCTTACAGCAGATGCCCACGCCGGCATCCCTGCAGACAAGCTGGCATTCTTTGAAAAGAACATCCGCCCCGTGCTGGTGGAGCACTGCTACAAATGCCACTCGGCGGAATCAGAAAAGATCAAAGGCGGCCTCACTCTGGATACCAAACAGGGCACTCTTCTTGGAGGCGAATCCGGCCATCCCGGCGTCACTCCCGGCAGCCTTTCTGAGAGCTCGCTCTATGAAGCCATCACCTGGGCCAATGACGACATGCAGATGCCGCCGAAGGACAAGCTGCCTGACGAGGTCATCGCCAACTTTCGCAAATGGATCGAGATGGGCGCACCGGATCCTCGCGACCAGACCATCCCCAATGTGGCCGGTGGGCGGCGCGAAATCAACATGCAGGAAGGCCGCCAGCACTGGGCTTTCCAAAAACCCAAAAGCACCGTCGTCCCCGATCTGAAAGACGAAAACTGGGCCCGCTCCACCATTGACCAGTGGATCCAGGCAGGCTTTGAAAACGCCGGTATTCAGCCCATGCCGGATGCAGACCGCCGTACCCTCATCCGCCGCATCTCCTTTGACCTTACCGGCCTGCCACCCACCCCGGATGAAGTGGAAACCTTTGTCCAAGACACCTCCCCGGAGGCCATCAAACGCGTTATTGAGCAGTATCTGGATTCGCCCCGATTTGGCGAGCGCTGGGGCCGTCACTGGCTGGACGTGGCCCGGTATGCCGAAAGCAGCGGCAAAGAGGTCAACCTCCTCTACCCTCATGCCTGGCGCTATCGCGACTACGTCATTGACGCCTTCAACCGAGACAAACCCTATGACCAGTTTTTGAAAGAGCAGATCGCCGGGGATCTCATGCGCTCTGACAACAAACGTGACCAGGCCGAAAAGATCGTCGCCACCGGCTTCCTGGCCATTGGTTCCAAGGGCCACAACAACCGCGATGTGCGCCAGTTCAACATGGATCTCGTGGATGAGCAGATAGACGCCTTGTCGCAATCCATGTTAGGCCTTACCCTCGCCTGCGCCCGCTGTCACGACCACAAGTTTGATCCAGTCACCCAGCGCGACTATTACGCCCTGGCCGGCATCTTTCTCAGCAGCGAGACGCTCTACGGCACCCACCGCCAGCTTCAAAATAACAACCCCGGCACCCTCATCGAGCTGGACCCCGCCGCCGGCCAGCTCTCCGCCCTGGCCAGCATCTCCCCCTCAGAGGTCGGCCAGCTCAAGCGCCGCTCCGAGGAGGCTGAAGCCGCCGCCGCAGAAATGCAGCGCGATGCCCTGGCCCAGCGCATGCAGGACCGCGACAGCAACGCCGCCGCCAGCTTTCTCCGTGTGCGGGCAGCCCGTGACCGGGCAGAGACGGTGAAAGCGGATCTGGAGCAATTTCTGGATGACGGCACCCCGCGCACGCTCGCCATGGGCGTGCTGGACCGCAGCCGTCCTATCAACAGTCCGCTGCTCGTTCGGGGCGATATCAAGCAAGCCGGCGACATCGTCCCTCGCGGTCTCGTCGAAGTGCTCTGCGCTGAAGGTGAACCCCGCAATATCAGTACCGGCAGCGGTCGTCTGGACCTTGCGTGGTTCATCGCCTCCAAGGACAATCCTCTCACTGCCCGTGTGATGGCCAACCGCATCTGGCTCAAGCTCATGGGCAGCGGCCTCGTCACCTCGCCGGATAACTTCGGCATCATGGGCCAGAAACCCACCCACCCGGAGCTTCTCGATCATCTGGCCATTTCCTTCATGAACAACGGCTGGTCGGTCAAATCTCTCATCCGGGAAATCATGTTCACCCGCACGTATCAAATGAGTTCCACTTACCATGCGCAAAACTTTGCCGTGGATCCGGACAATACATACCGCTGGCGCATGAACCAGCGCCGCCTGGATGCCGAGGCCATTCGTGATGCCATGCTCGCCGTCTCCGGCACGCTCAATCTCTATCCCGTTGACGGCTCCCCCGTCGCCCGCGCCCCGGAAGGCCGCGAAGGCATCTTCACCCTCGCCCGTGACCTGAGCACCCAGCCATACAACTACCGCAGCATCTACCTGCCCATCATCCGCGACCAGATCCCGGAAATCCTCAGCGTCTTCGACTTCCCCGATGCCAGCCTGGTCAATGGCGAGCGTGACAACACCAACGTCCCCGGCCAGAGCCTGTTCCTCATGAACAACCCACAATCCATCAGCGCGGCCGATGCTTTCGCCGCCCGCCTCGCCAAGCATGAGGGCAGCCCCATGGACCGTCTCATTTACGCCTACCAGCTCGCCTTTTCCCGCTCTCCCACGGAGGACGAATTGGCCGCCATCAGAAGTTTCTGGACCCGCTTCCCCCAGCAGGCCGCCGGAGACAAAAGCACGCCTGAAGCACGCTCTCAGGCCCAGTACGCCGCCCTGTCTGCCTTTTGCCAAAGCCTCATGGCCAGCGCCGAATTCCGTTATTTAAACTGA
- a CDS encoding glycosyltransferase family 2 protein: MPSSPAISVVVPLYNEEGNVVELQTQIAAALAGMDYELVLVDDGSTDATVTRVRRDDRVRVIEFAQNAGQSAAMHAGIHQSRGDIIVTLDGDLQNDPADIPAMIAKLGEGYDLVCGYRAKRKDTPFKRLQSRIANGVRSRFIGDHVRDTGCTLKVMRRDCREALLLFNGMHRFIPALIRNMDFRVTEMPVNHRPRVSGVSKYGFGNRAWRATCDMFGVRWLNSRRTRYRIKD; the protein is encoded by the coding sequence ATGCCTTCGTCACCTGCCATTTCCGTCGTCGTCCCCCTTTATAACGAGGAGGGAAACGTCGTCGAACTCCAGACCCAGATCGCTGCCGCGCTGGCCGGCATGGATTATGAACTGGTCCTGGTAGATGACGGCAGCACCGATGCCACCGTCACCCGGGTCCGGCGCGATGACCGTGTCCGCGTCATTGAGTTTGCCCAGAACGCCGGCCAGAGCGCCGCCATGCATGCCGGTATCCATCAGTCCCGGGGCGACATCATCGTCACCCTGGATGGTGACCTCCAGAACGACCCCGCCGATATCCCCGCCATGATTGCTAAGCTGGGCGAAGGTTACGACCTCGTCTGCGGCTACCGTGCCAAGCGCAAAGATACCCCCTTCAAGCGCCTGCAAAGCCGCATCGCCAACGGTGTCCGCTCCCGTTTCATTGGCGACCATGTGCGCGATACCGGCTGCACCCTCAAGGTCATGCGCCGCGACTGCCGGGAGGCCCTGCTGCTGTTCAACGGCATGCACCGCTTCATCCCCGCCCTCATTCGCAACATGGATTTCCGTGTCACCGAGATGCCCGTCAATCACCGCCCCCGCGTCAGTGGAGTCAGCAAATACGGCTTCGGCAACCGAGCCTGGCGTGCCACCTGCGACATGTTCGGCGTCCGCTGGCTCAACAGCCGCCGGACGCGCTACCGCATCAAGGACTGA
- a CDS encoding DUF1501 domain-containing protein: protein MDTPSSRRQFLKTTSSGFGYLAFAALAQQQALRAGSPLAPKNPHLLPKAKHVIFLCMQGAPSHVDLLDYKPKLGTDTGKSAPSIAGRYGQAKLMGSPWKFNRHGKSGLWVSELLPNLAKHADDLCVINSMATDLPAHPQAFTQLHTGTTQFVRPSLGSWALYGLGTQNENLPGFITINPPGNATRSYGSAFLPAIYQGTKIGGNGLPGGGAFARRMGGGMEQASIANIKNSRYNTEAQRTQLDLVQSLNQSRMAQDGGVSAEVEGVIESYELAFRMQAEVPKVLDLSKETAATKNLYGIGNDSTDTFGKQCLMARKLVEAGVRFIEITHGNWDQHFNLKAALERNCEAIDHPVAGLLQDLKLRGLLKDTLVIWGGEFGRTPHSQGDDGRDHNHKGFTMWMAGGGVKGGMNYGKTDEYGYEAVENKMHIHDWHATVLHLLGLDHEKLTYRYAGRDFRLTDVYGSVASEIIS, encoded by the coding sequence ATGGATACTCCTTCCAGCCGCCGTCAATTTCTCAAAACCACCTCCAGCGGTTTCGGCTACCTGGCCTTTGCCGCCCTGGCCCAGCAGCAGGCCCTCCGTGCTGGCTCGCCTCTGGCACCGAAAAACCCGCACCTGCTGCCCAAGGCCAAACACGTCATCTTCCTCTGCATGCAGGGTGCTCCCTCGCATGTGGACCTGCTGGATTACAAACCCAAACTGGGCACCGATACTGGCAAAAGCGCCCCCTCCATCGCCGGGCGTTACGGCCAGGCAAAACTCATGGGCTCCCCTTGGAAATTCAACCGCCATGGCAAAAGCGGCCTCTGGGTTTCCGAGCTCCTGCCCAACCTGGCCAAACACGCCGATGACCTCTGCGTCATCAATTCCATGGCCACCGACCTGCCCGCCCACCCGCAGGCCTTTACCCAGCTCCACACCGGAACCACACAGTTTGTTAGGCCGTCACTCGGATCCTGGGCACTTTATGGCCTGGGCACGCAGAATGAAAACCTCCCCGGTTTCATCACCATCAATCCTCCTGGCAATGCCACCCGCAGCTACGGCAGCGCCTTTCTGCCCGCCATTTACCAGGGCACCAAGATCGGCGGCAACGGCCTCCCTGGTGGCGGTGCCTTCGCCCGCCGTATGGGCGGTGGCATGGAGCAGGCCAGCATCGCCAACATCAAAAACAGCCGCTACAACACCGAAGCCCAGCGCACGCAGCTTGACCTCGTCCAGTCCCTGAACCAGTCCCGCATGGCCCAGGATGGCGGCGTCAGCGCCGAGGTGGAAGGCGTCATCGAGTCCTACGAACTCGCCTTCCGCATGCAGGCGGAGGTGCCAAAAGTGCTAGACCTGTCCAAGGAAACCGCCGCCACCAAGAACCTCTATGGCATCGGCAATGACAGCACGGACACCTTTGGCAAGCAGTGCCTCATGGCCCGCAAGCTCGTCGAAGCCGGCGTTCGTTTCATCGAGATCACCCACGGCAACTGGGACCAGCATTTCAATCTCAAAGCTGCGCTGGAGCGCAACTGTGAGGCCATTGACCATCCCGTGGCCGGCCTCCTGCAAGACCTCAAACTGCGCGGCCTGCTCAAGGACACCCTCGTCATCTGGGGCGGCGAATTTGGCCGCACACCTCACAGCCAGGGTGATGATGGGCGCGACCACAACCACAAAGGCTTCACCATGTGGATGGCCGGGGGCGGCGTCAAGGGCGGCATGAACTACGGCAAGACGGATGAATACGGCTACGAGGCGGTCGAAAACAAAATGCACATCCACGACTGGCACGCCACCGTCCTGCACCTCCTGGGCCTGGACCACGAAAAACTCACCTACCGCTACGCTGGCCGCGATTTCCGCCTGACGGATGTGTATGGCAGCGTGGCCAGTGAGATCATCTCTTGA